The genome window attgtaagagggccaagcctaggttggttccaatcaggtatctcaacttgtcgttcggccttcaacttgtttacttccttaaggagttgtaggacaagagggtcctgaatggagtcatgtaccactgaagctttctttcgtaaatatCCATATCcttttggaagtaggaaggtttgatcaagagcatgtgatttttccctagaCTCGTCGTActaacttccaaggtatgtctatcGAAACATCTCTGTGTCCCCTATACGTTCGTGTTTCTCTatgacttgttgccccttccccaaattggtagccagcCTGGGACAtgagaggggaccgagtctttcagagacccttgggtcattgatctttgagcttacatagatgagattgtctcgacgttgctttaggaaatctcgaCAGTTGCGAAATACGGCTTTCAATCCTTCCATTCCTTCTGTAAGAAGGTGCCTTCCTTCACTCTTCCTGCTTCGAGTCGaaacagctgggttgagagaagtctcatgttggtcgccatttcgatgagtagctcgctcctcaacgggaatacccatgtcgagggcaaatgaccctccgtgttgggggcacccagttgatggttgacttccacaggggtgatgagctcgtgtgcTTTAGTATATgtagcctcgtggagcatctcgaagaccttctcatactgcttttggaggatctcattcttcatcgctatcttgttattctgagcctccagctcatcgactttagcctgaagaacaaacttcttttgttgctttgtaccaggtgcaagaggggtgtcattttgtgtgttgtggcttccttcgctccccatgttggaaagggatgcctggtcaaaagagagtgtacgaatggtagaaaccagcttaacaaagctgaagaaagtgggaataagtgtcgttcccacagacggcacgaaatgttaatgcacaaaatcagcgaagactttggtacaacaaaaagtgtcaagtttgtgaccttctcTAGATTCGAAAAtattgtgagtactagtgaatgatttagtacaaatgacattcgaaaatattgtgagagaatgatatctatttatagaaaagagtttctagtatcattttgacattgacatgtgtcgtgttgtgattgacttctgatgttgacacatgtcgcgctatgattggcttctgatgtcgacacgtgtcgcactatgattggcctcctggttggagggaaactcttatgggtctttgaccgtataacattgaccggtgctcagtagtttcgggattggtcaagtatggtataaacaaaattaattaagagACATATTTTCATAATACATATAGATAAGTATTGTGGCGGTGTTTTGTCAATAAAATTATGGATAAACTGCCGATTTAGTTATTAAATTATCAcctgcatgaaaattaagtccttaaattattattttttcgaaaAAATCAGTCCTTAAACTAATAAAAATTGCCAATTACATACATTCCTAATATTAGATTCGAAACTATTCTATCTAGTTTTTcatcaatttaagtcacgtAGATTGGTAGTTTTTCATAGTTTAAggagtttttattttaaaaatagtgtATGAGTTAATTTTGGACGATCAATTAGACGTCAGTTTTGCAACATATATGCAATGTGAAGGCTTATAGGCAAGATAATTTGCCGCTTAGTAttacagtctagtgatattcctcttcatttgtaagtgagaggtcttaagttctattattgccaaagacgaatttgaatcatattattatggcTAGTCCAGTGTGAAGCTTAGCTCACTTTCTCATCCCTTAATATATAAtgtcgtttgttcaaaaaacctTATAGGCAAGAAAGTGACATCATTACCCTTTAAAATGTATCGTATGacttaaattgaaaaaaaattagataaatgTGGTAATTTAAGAACTAAATCGGAAGTGCACTGTAAAATTATTAACAAGTGTGATTAGCATCTTTTACACATTTGTATGGAGCAACACATTCATCCGTACCTTTGGTACAATTTGTAAGACCATCATTGATTCTGCAAAGTGAACTATTTATATGCAGATTCACCACAACGTGACATTTCGGTCTAATAACATACCGCTAGACATTAAATTTTCTTTGTATAATAATATTGTTAAATCGAACGTTACGGTGAATCCGTCGTGCATTATTGCACACCTACAATGAAAGAGAGTCTTGAGAAGATGCAAAGAGGACAAGTAAATCAATCCCACACGCATGCATAATGCATTCACATTACTGTTCATTTCTGGGTTTCTGTGTACACTAGTTAATTATTATAGAATTGGATCCTCTCAAATCCTCGGATCCTCCTGATCAAGGTTAGTAGGcaattgaatttttattaaacAGCTAcgattattataacttttagaaaaTTTCATGTTTATAATCGTCGGATAAAAATCAAACGGCTCACTAACACCGATTAGGAGGATCCGAGGGGTTGCCTCGGAGATTATCCAATTCCAATTATTACCGATGCTGTGATTCCTGAAGGAATCCTGACCCTCAGATTGCATGGCAGGACAAAATATATCCATCAATCACCCAtcacaaaaatattaaataaaattaaataaatacacttttacaatttattcttcttctgaaaaagtaaataaatatttaaaatgctGATGTACATATTTTGCAGGTTTCAGAATCCAGATGAAGAAACTATACATATAAAAGGCGCATAGCTTCTGCTGCAAGAGACACAGATGGGACAACTGGAACCACAAAAggacctttttatttttattatttttgttttttgcctTGGGGAGGGACCAAGGACAAAGGTTTCAGTTCCTGAAAACTCGCTACATATTTTGCTTTCAAAATATCTTTGGTCCTTTGTACCCAAAAATAAATCTATGACCTTGACAAAAAGTAACCCAATTTCGTAACCCTTCTTTAACAACCACAAAAACTTAGAATCGTattacttaaaacaacattaccGTTGTCGTGATATCCTGATCAAATAATATAAATCATgacttttttcttcatattataTTGTATTATTAGATTAAAACATTATGTAATGATAAACtcatttcatataaatttcattatgaaaacaaaaacaatcccaaaatttaaaaataagatTGAAAATCTTCCCTCCTTCCTACTATGCTAGCACTAAAAAGGCTACTCCTAGCAGTGGCAGATGCATTGTGGGGCGGGACGGGCGAGCTAACCTCTCGAACTTCGGTGAATGTCCATGGATACCTTGGGTGCTGACCTTTCAAACTTCGGTGAATGTCCATGGATACCTTAGGTGCTGCCTTTTGAAGATTAAAGTTGGCTTCATACATGCCCTCCAACTGTTTGATAAAATGTCTGAAAGAAGGATGAATGAAATGGTGATCTCAGTGAATAACAAAACAACATCATTCTTGGACAAACATATTAATGGGATGCAATGATATCAAACATTGTTAGTGTGTTCAAGATAAGTGTATTTCTTTGTTAAGCATTCATATGGGAGCAGCCTTGGAATATGTTAGTTACCCTCGCAAGTGAAGCATTAGCAGGTGTGTCTTTCCAAATGACTTCAGGCCTACCAAGATTCGATGAAATGGCGATATACATGCTATTTctggtataaaaaaatttgagcGCTGAGCGCACTATTCTTTTGGACCCCCTAatattatttcctggatccACCACTGACTCCTAGTAGAAGTGGTAGAATTATTCCAAGTATTTCGGCTATAACTGCTATGTACATTTTCGAGTTTTCTATTCACTCATGATCTGGCCTAGTTGACCTATTCAATTAACCAACTCTTAATATTTTGATCCAAGACACTTATTATTGAGTACAGCGAATGTATATGTAACGTTTCTTACGATAATTGTTCGCATGAGTCATGATCGTCACTCATAACAATTATTGTAGAATTGTAAATAGATGGCGTGCCCACCCTTTGTATGCAGGTATGCAACAACCTGTCGTGGTCTTTAGCCTAAGTAATGAAAATCGGTTTAAGTGGGGACATTGGATAAAATTCCGTTTAGTGGGTGCAATTTAGGTATTTTCCATTGGGCCAGTGGAAAAGTACCGAAATTCAGATTGGGCTGTCCCACTCTAGCCAGATTTGGCTTAGAATTTCATTATTAAAATTATCTTTATCGCATACATGCATGTCTGGCAACCAGGCCAAACTGATTCAAACCACACGTCCTCACGCCAAACATCACAGATTCACAAATCAGTTTGAACTATTCTGCTTGTTTCCATCCCATTTATTTTGCATAAGAAAATATTAAGATAATTCATTATTAAAAttatcttcaattttttatctgACGATGTGAAGCTATGCTCACTCAATGACCTTGATTACACGGGCCGATAAtataaatttgggtccaaacagacttataaacactttcaaatttttCTACCCTCGCAGTTCAAAatgctttaataaaaaaaacaatttttttcacaTTCCATAAGCAATCTCAGACAAGTCCTTGATTATCAATTAAAgttctttaatttttcattagaaacatgttaaaaagttaattaaaaaTCCAAGTGTTTCCTAAAAATCACTTTAAATTGCTTCCTGATTAAGCACCAGCTAGGTGCTTAATCTGAAATGGCTTTTGCTTTTCATATGTATTTACTATTTACTCAGGATTCTTCAGAAAGTCACATGATGCAGAAGTTGGAGGGTGCTAAAAGGTCAAAGCAAGTTGCAGATTTCTTACGTAGACATAAATTTGGCAAACTTGGACAACAAGGATTCATCCCTCTATCCGATTTTCGGAATCCCTCCATCCGGGTGTGCATTAGTAAATCATGTTACGGCAGAGACATACCCAAGCTAAGAATCTGGAATATGTACTACACTGGTAGTTGCTTGGTCTTCCTTCTTTGatgctttctttctcttcctctcgGATTGTGGTTCTTTCGCTTTCAGATCATTGCAGAACGACCTCAACAAGGCGGCCAGATGTTCGTTTCTATGCACTGAATCCGTGTTTTCCAAGAAGAATCAGTACATCCAGAGGCCAAACAAAAAAgttcaaacaaaaaatatagaTGACCGAACATAATAACTAGGTTCATAAGAATTTGGGACACATTGTTGTAACATTCAATCTCGGTGGAGCTGAAATCAACGAGAACTCTAAGGCTCGAAGACTCACCAGAGAGTATGACATCTTCCATGTTTGCAGTTTTACGACCACCGTGTTGAGAAAATAACTCGAGGTCCTTTGCCAGCTGTTCTGCTTTGCAAAATTGCAAATCTTCCATTAGAAACCCATCTTTCACAAGAATTTTTAAGCTCAGGAAATTTATGGCATAAAAATTCTTAGGGTGAATTGTATGGTACATCAAAATCAATGTCACAATTTTCAAATCATCACCTAATATCTCTCACAATCCCCCTACCAACAAATCTAATCGGAATTGCTTCGGTTCATTCAAACCCAATTCAGAAACTAATGTTCCTACCAAAAGAGGCAGTCCATTTTGCAGTTTCAATCACCTCCTACAAACAAATCTAACTGGAATTGCTTCGGTCCACACAAACGACATTCGTTCATCAAAATTCATTTCTGCTCCGAGTAAGGCAGTAGCCCAATTCCTAATCCGACATTTCATTTCTCTATCAAACTCCAAAAACCCGGTTCAGAAACTAAAATCCCTACCAAATTAGGCATTCCGATTCGATTTTCAATCACACAAGCACAAGGATCTCACCACTTTCCAGCCAGTTCTATCATCGATTAAACGAAACCGTACGGTCATCGCAATTTTCCCAAAAGTCTTAATTACATAGCAAGATGCAAAAAGATCACAGCTAGAGACAAAATACCTGTATACTTGAAGGCCAAATCGGCAATGCAAGCCATCACGGGGCCCGAAATCTCCATGTCGTTTCGCTTCGCTGCGCAGCGAATGGGGAATTTGTAAACGAAATCGGAACCGTCCAAATTAATGAAATCTTGTGGAAAATTGGAGAATGCGTGCGTTTACCTTCGGCTTCGGCGATATGGATGGTGGAGAGTCTGAATCGATCCCTGAGAAGCTCGCTCACCGAGTCGTCTTCCTCCCTCTCCATTTTTTACTCTTCTTGCTCTGTgggaaattctagggttccgtTTACTCGTACCAGTTGCGCGCGGGAAAACGGATCAAACGCAACGTTTGGTAAATTGAAATGGAGATTGAACTTCGCGGGTTTAAACGCACCACTTTGCTCAGCTATTGTGTTTTGTCGTCTCATGgtatttgtttttttagtaATGCTAGGtatatcaaattttttaaatcaaatttgtaaaataaatgatgtgattgtaggtaattggattattaattaaatgtcgattaatgtgcttatttcttatttgtgacacatcatttgatttaaaacatttgatttcCCTAGTATTACTCTTTGTTTTTCTATATTCCAAGTACGAAGATTTCAACTTGGAAGCCTCATATACATTCCTTTGAGCCCTGACGCAGCATAAAAGTTGCTCTTTTGTAATTGAAATGTTGTGGGTTTGAGTAGAGGAAATAacttttttacaaaaataagaGTAATGTTGCGTAAGATATACGTTGCCCCTCCTCGACCCTCGTAAAGCGAGAAGCTTTATTGGCATGTGATtgcgctttttttttttatgtgcagTTGGCTAGATGCGATGAGTTTGATAACAGTGTGGTTTCGAGTCGTGGATGTAATCTTTTTGCAAAAGCAAGGGTAGTGTTGCGTATGATGTATGTTCGCCTCTTAACCCTTGAAAAGCGAAAAGCCTTATTGGCTTAGAATCACCCTTTTTTTATGTGCAGTTGGCTAAATGCAATGAGtttgataataatgtgattttgATTCGTGGTGGCAATCAAGGTTTAGGATGATAGGTTAATCTAGAATTTTGGTTGTTTTAGGTTTCATGGGTTTGACTAGGTTTATGATGTAATGGTGATGAAGGCTTCGTAGTTGCTAGTGtggatattgtccgctttagttGTGCAACGTTGACctactttaatttttttcatttgatcATTATGGTTACAGTTAAAAAATTAGAGTGTTGATGTTAAATTCAATTGAAGTATTGGTTCCTGAATTTGTTATAACATAAAGTATTGATTCTTTTGTGTAATTCCGTTAAAATTTTAGTCAATTATTTGCCCTTTGAAACCCTTCATTTTGGAGTTTTAACGATGTTATTCAAAAATATGATTGATCTATCCAGAAATTTGTAGTTCAACGATCAAAGCTTTAACTGGATCAAAATTCGAGGACCAATATTCCAATTGTCTCTTACGACTAATGTCTTTGATATATTGTAATTGTAAACATGTTCGAAGTACGGTTTAAGCTTATCTAATGAATATGTGGCATGAAGTTCCTACAACGTGCGCTTTCAACAGGGCAACGTTCGCAAATTAAATTCATGATTTTAGGATAGGTGCTAATATTTTCATAATTAAGTTTATCCTTGCGTCATTTAATATTACGATataatgatattcttcttcatttgtaagtgagatgttttaGGTTCGGTTCTCA of Malus sylvestris chromosome 6, drMalSylv7.2, whole genome shotgun sequence contains these proteins:
- the LOC126625239 gene encoding protein MHF1 homolog, with amino-acid sequence MEREEDDSVSELLRDRFRLSTIHIAEAEAKRNDMEISGPVMACIADLAFKYTEQLAKDLELFSQHGGRKTANMEDVILSVHRNEHLAALLRSFCNDLKAKEPQSERKRKKASKKEDQATTSVVHIPDS